The proteins below are encoded in one region of Plutella xylostella chromosome 13, ilPluXylo3.1, whole genome shotgun sequence:
- the LOC105385648 gene encoding transmembrane protein 60 — translation MAILHRALFTWFIFLVFLILLCLRLESKTHWNWFIVFIPMWVYDSILLIYVLFHMISHCRNGLERFRGTINKHVWYIAAIGLKMAAQIIICIKLEYTKVHLPIYVVMTPIWMLLPVLCMEVFIHLIKHSSGGSRY, via the coding sequence ATGGCAATTTTGCACCGAGCCCTCTTCACCTGGTTCATATTTCTGGTGTTCCTGATCCTCCTATGCTTGCGACTGGAGTCCAAGACGCACTGGAACTGGTTCATCGTGTTCATCCCGATGTGGGTGTACGACAGCATCCTGCTAATATACGTGTTGTTCCACATGATCTCTCACTGCAGGAACGGGCTGGAGCGGTTCCGAGGGACCATCAACAAACACGTCTGGTACATTGCGGCTATTGGACTAAAAATGGCGGCGCAaatcataatatgtattaaactAGAGTACACGAAAGTACACCTGCCCATTTACGTTGTGATGACGCCAATATGGATGCTGCTGCCAGTTCTCTGTATGGAGGTGTTCATTCACTTAATAAAACATTCGAGCGGCGGCAGTCGGTACTAG
- the LOC105385647 gene encoding immunoglobulin superfamily member 10: MPTLGDSLPLIKNTVVTEVPAGSTAVLSCNSNDYDHNFMFWLFDKNKVIGPGNDYDERKYKYEVLSGKLHIDSVSPAESGYYKCVSKKLDGSALTVGEVEMIVKGSAFNAIDAVKLVAIVVSIIVIIGCAVIYWRMRKDWNKYDGRTVVPVDEADDDDEGGDEVYNRTTTSIPSTAPGPSRNVSSDQLLYGIDNQGLDTDFASVFENIQIKSPQQRSLI, encoded by the exons ATGCCTACATTAGGTGATAGTCTGCCTCTGATCAAGAACACGGTGGTGACGGAGGTGCCAGCGGGATCCACCGCAGTGCTGTCCTGCAATAGCAATGACTATGACCACAACTTCATGTTTTGGCTGTTTGATAAAAACAAAGTGATTGGTCCCGGCAATGACTATGATGAGAGGAAATACAAATATGAAGTGCTCTCTGGGAAGCTGCACATTGAT AGTGTGTCACCAGCAGAGTCTGGCTACTACAAGTGTGTCTCCAAGAAGCTGGATGGCTCAGCCCTCACTGTCGGAGAGGTGGAGATGATAGTGAAGGGATCTGCGTTCAATGCTATAGATGCTGTCAAACTGGTCGCCATTGTGGTCTCAATCATTGTGATCATTGGATGTGCTGTCATATACTGGAGAATGAGGAAAGATTGGAACAAATATGATGGCAGAACAGTGGTTCCAG TTGACGAAGCagatgatgacgatgaagGTGGTGATGAGGTCTACAACCGCACCACAACGTCTATACCATCCACTGCCCCTGGCCCCAGCAGAAACGTGTCTTCAGACCAGCTCCTTTATGGCATAGACAACCAGGGTCTGGACACTGACTTTGCATCAGTCTTTGAgaacatacaaataaaatctCCACAGCAAAGAAGTCTGATTTAG